A portion of the Cloacibacillus sp. An23 genome contains these proteins:
- a CDS encoding ABC-F family ATP-binding cassette domain-containing protein: protein MIEIKGLKVRFGEQEVLRGIDWFIPPKSRVGLVGGNGAGKTTLLRVLAGEADYEGSVSVPKGHTVGYLPQDLVEVKDEVLLDYLRERAGLTDISAKLADCEARMSEASGDAVKPLLAEHARLQREFEAKGGFGFDVEAKQVMKGLGFAPEVDAARRTSEFSGGWKMRIALAALLLSHADILLLDEPTNHLDTESMEWLESWLRDYRGTIIAVSHDRRFLDNMVTTVAELANGEIHLYSCGYEKFLTEREERRARLEAEWEQQKEKIEEIQKFVERFRYKATKARQVQSRIKQLEKMEITELEGPQKSVSFKFPECPRSGREVIKAENLEKRYGEHVVFSGVNFTIERGQRVALVGVNGAGKSTLMRLIDQIEEPTAGRATLGLNVKKAYFSQESAQNLDYSRTIWQEVNNTGSKLLEGEKRNLLGAFLFHGDEIHKPVSVLSGGEKSRLGLLKMLLSESNLLILDEPTNHLDYGTKELFQKALLEYGGTIFIVSHDRAFLDDLVDRVLEIRGGHVYDYPGNYSWFIEKRAEREAREAAGRANAAQPEKSESKTKEQKRAEAEERNRIYRAKKDFVARLKKCEEEIAAGEARKEEINGLLCTQEVLSDSKRVQGLMIELKEKENSLKKLYDEWEELSLKIEEIK, encoded by the coding sequence ATGATCGAGATAAAAGGTTTGAAAGTACGCTTCGGCGAACAGGAGGTGCTGCGCGGGATAGACTGGTTCATCCCGCCGAAAAGCCGCGTCGGCTTGGTCGGCGGCAACGGCGCTGGCAAGACTACGCTGCTGCGCGTCCTCGCGGGCGAAGCCGATTACGAAGGCAGCGTCTCCGTCCCGAAGGGGCATACCGTCGGCTATCTGCCGCAGGATTTGGTCGAGGTCAAAGACGAAGTGCTGCTCGACTACCTGCGCGAGCGCGCGGGGCTGACTGACATATCCGCAAAGCTCGCGGACTGCGAGGCGCGCATGAGCGAGGCTTCGGGCGACGCGGTGAAGCCGCTGCTCGCGGAGCACGCCAGGCTTCAGCGCGAGTTCGAGGCGAAGGGCGGCTTCGGCTTCGACGTGGAGGCCAAACAGGTGATGAAGGGGCTCGGCTTCGCGCCCGAAGTGGACGCGGCGCGCCGCACCTCGGAGTTCTCGGGCGGCTGGAAAATGCGCATCGCGCTCGCGGCGCTGCTGCTGTCTCACGCCGACATACTTCTGCTCGACGAGCCTACGAACCACCTTGACACCGAGAGCATGGAGTGGCTGGAGTCGTGGCTGCGCGACTACCGCGGCACGATAATCGCCGTCTCGCACGACCGCCGCTTCCTCGACAACATGGTGACGACCGTCGCCGAGCTCGCGAACGGAGAAATACATCTTTATTCGTGCGGCTACGAAAAATTCCTCACCGAGCGCGAAGAGCGCCGCGCGCGCCTCGAAGCCGAGTGGGAACAGCAGAAGGAAAAAATAGAAGAAATCCAGAAATTCGTCGAGCGCTTCCGCTACAAGGCGACGAAGGCACGCCAGGTGCAGAGCCGCATAAAGCAGCTCGAAAAGATGGAGATAACGGAGCTCGAAGGGCCGCAGAAGAGCGTCAGCTTCAAGTTCCCGGAATGTCCGCGCAGCGGCCGCGAGGTGATAAAGGCCGAAAATCTTGAAAAGCGCTACGGAGAGCACGTCGTATTCAGCGGCGTGAATTTCACGATAGAGCGCGGGCAGCGCGTCGCCCTCGTCGGCGTCAACGGCGCGGGCAAATCGACGCTGATGCGGCTCATCGACCAGATAGAAGAGCCGACCGCGGGGCGCGCAACGCTCGGCCTCAACGTCAAAAAAGCCTACTTCTCGCAGGAGAGCGCGCAGAACCTCGACTACAGCCGCACGATATGGCAGGAGGTCAACAACACCGGCTCGAAGCTGCTCGAAGGCGAAAAACGCAACCTGCTGGGCGCGTTCCTCTTCCACGGCGACGAGATACACAAGCCCGTCTCCGTGCTCTCGGGCGGCGAAAAGTCGCGCCTCGGCCTGCTCAAGATGCTGCTCTCCGAATCCAACCTTCTCATACTCGACGAGCCCACCAACCACCTAGACTACGGCACGAAGGAACTTTTTCAGAAAGCGCTGCTCGAGTACGGCGGCACGATATTCATAGTCTCGCACGACCGCGCCTTCCTAGACGACCTCGTGGACCGCGTACTCGAGATACGCGGCGGACACGTTTACGACTACCCGGGCAACTATTCGTGGTTCATAGAGAAGCGCGCCGAACGCGAGGCGCGAGAGGCCGCCGGGCGCGCGAATGCGGCGCAGCCCGAGAAAAGCGAAAGCAAGACGAAAGAGCAGAAACGCGCCGAAGCCGAGGAACGCAACCGCATCTACCGCGCGAAGAAAGATTTCGTCGCGCGCCTCAAAAAATGCGAGGAAGAGATAGCCGCCGGCGAAGCGCGCAAAGAAGAAATAAACGGGCTTCTATGCACGCAGGAAGTGTTGTCCGACTCGAAGCGCGTTCAGGGACTTATGATAGAACTCAAAGAAAAAGAAAACTCGCTGAAAAAACTCTACGACGAGTGGGAAGAGCTCAGCCTCAAGATAGAAGAGATAAAATAG
- a CDS encoding YhcH/YjgK/YiaL family protein, giving the protein MVYDSLDNLIENLPRYMPRCAGLADFLCAAREKSFEELKNTDFSPLGLRFNEYETKPGNEIPYEAHRKFWDLQLVLEGEELIGVAPLETLTETISYDEAEDIAFYKGSGSEVKLARGVAALLAPWDGHRPGASCGDEPSRVKKIVVKLAW; this is encoded by the coding sequence ATGGTCTACGACTCCCTCGACAATTTAATAGAAAACCTGCCGCGCTATATGCCGCGCTGCGCCGGACTCGCGGACTTCCTTTGCGCCGCGCGCGAAAAAAGTTTCGAGGAGCTCAAAAATACGGACTTTTCACCGCTCGGCCTGCGCTTCAACGAATACGAGACAAAGCCCGGAAACGAGATACCCTACGAGGCGCACAGGAAATTCTGGGACCTGCAGCTCGTCTTGGAAGGCGAGGAACTTATCGGCGTCGCGCCGCTCGAAACGCTGACGGAGACAATCTCCTACGACGAGGCGGAAGACATAGCGTTTTATAAGGGAAGCGGCAGCGAAGTAAAACTCGCGCGCGGCGTCGCGGCTCTGCTCGCGCCGTGGGACGGGCACCGCCCCGGCGCTTCGTGCGGAGACGAGCCGTCGCGCGTCAAAAAGATAGTCGTCAAGCTCGCGTGGTAG
- a CDS encoding LysR family transcriptional regulator, with the protein MDLKKCRILLDAIDCRSLSKVAKDYGYTPSGVWHMIDAIENELGFPLFLRGSGGVTPTDNCLRLAPELRELVRCSERFSRKMEEIRGIRSGSVTIGSYPSVSIQWLPHVVKAFRADYPGIRIQIREGIRQELQSWLDDGSVEMCFYTERPGMKGEWIPLAEDPIVAVLPKTHPLAETSSYPLARCAEEDFIMPALGRDEDVAAVLEEAGISPNIVFSTIENFAAISMIECGLGMSIMNELITKCRVHDAAIIPLDPPRAINFGIAYPSSDKLSPAALEFIEYAKRMIPGLRARR; encoded by the coding sequence GTGGATCTCAAAAAGTGCCGCATACTGCTCGACGCGATAGACTGCCGCAGCCTCTCCAAGGTCGCTAAGGACTACGGCTACACGCCCTCCGGAGTCTGGCACATGATAGACGCAATCGAGAACGAGCTCGGCTTTCCGCTTTTCCTGCGCGGCAGCGGCGGCGTGACGCCGACCGACAACTGCCTGCGCCTCGCGCCCGAGCTGCGCGAGCTGGTGCGGTGCAGCGAGCGCTTCTCGCGCAAGATGGAAGAGATACGCGGCATAAGAAGCGGCTCTGTCACGATAGGCAGCTACCCGAGCGTCTCGATACAGTGGCTTCCGCACGTCGTCAAGGCCTTCCGCGCCGACTACCCAGGCATAAGGATACAGATACGCGAGGGCATCCGTCAGGAGCTTCAAAGCTGGCTCGACGACGGCAGCGTCGAGATGTGCTTCTACACCGAGCGCCCCGGTATGAAGGGTGAGTGGATACCGCTCGCCGAAGACCCTATAGTCGCGGTGCTTCCCAAAACCCACCCGCTCGCGGAGACTTCTAGCTACCCTCTCGCGCGATGCGCCGAAGAGGACTTCATCATGCCGGCGCTCGGACGCGACGAGGACGTCGCCGCCGTGCTCGAAGAGGCCGGAATATCCCCCAACATAGTTTTTTCGACGATCGAAAATTTCGCCGCCATCTCGATGATAGAGTGCGGCCTCGGCATGAGCATAATGAACGAGCTCATAACGAAATGCCGCGTCCACGACGCCGCGATAATCCCGCTCGACCCGCCGCGCGCGATAAATTTCGGCATAGCCTACCCGTCGTCGGACAAGCTCTCTCCCGCCGCGCTCGAATTCATAGAATACGCGAAGCGCATGATTCCAGGACTGCGCGCGCGGCGCTAG
- a CDS encoding NTF2 fold immunity protein codes for MEDFPRRARCVDWRDGTLIFDGGAPVEAYEPTIEIMERLGALSGMAGFHSYGVPLTDELIQPLAGLKNMVNLGVEGGLLTDGCFPIFASMPKLEILLLDGNSGINGEGLSALGNSKVNLISLNDTMLDDGGLKLAAALPKLSYIHAERTKITYGGMMAVSGNRRLNIIASGLFTAEQMEAFHKEQRERAKKKTAIDENSVREAKDTLRAFFAAMTQWEAETERNGFDHPDTAPSLLAVWDKFVSEKPRPGYRPVSLSYSSLGTYTGVSVTDAEQVTKNKLWLYADQTGGAKSEYRFLMKRTAEGWKIDYVQMRLDDWRRCGL; via the coding sequence ATGGAGGATTTTCCCAGAAGAGCCAGATGCGTAGACTGGCGCGACGGAACGCTTATATTCGACGGCGGCGCGCCCGTCGAAGCGTACGAGCCCACGATTGAAATAATGGAGCGCCTCGGCGCGCTGTCAGGCATGGCCGGCTTCCATTCATACGGCGTGCCGCTGACGGACGAACTGATACAGCCGCTCGCCGGGCTGAAAAATATGGTCAACCTCGGCGTGGAGGGCGGCCTGCTGACCGACGGTTGCTTTCCCATATTCGCGTCGATGCCGAAACTCGAGATACTGCTGCTCGACGGCAACTCCGGCATAAACGGCGAGGGGCTTTCCGCGCTGGGAAACTCCAAGGTGAATTTAATCTCGCTCAACGATACGATGCTTGACGACGGCGGCCTTAAGCTGGCGGCGGCGCTTCCCAAACTGTCATATATCCATGCGGAACGCACGAAAATAACCTACGGCGGAATGATGGCAGTCTCCGGCAACAGGCGGCTGAACATCATTGCAAGCGGCCTGTTCACGGCGGAACAGATGGAAGCCTTTCATAAAGAACAGCGAGAAAGGGCGAAGAAGAAAACTGCGATTGACGAAAACTCCGTGCGTGAGGCGAAAGATACTCTCCGCGCCTTCTTCGCCGCGATGACGCAATGGGAGGCGGAGACGGAGCGAAACGGCTTCGACCATCCGGACACAGCGCCGTCGCTTCTTGCCGTATGGGACAAGTTCGTCAGCGAGAAGCCGAGGCCGGGCTATCGTCCCGTCAGCCTTTCCTATTCCAGCCTCGGGACATATACGGGTGTCAGTGTCACAGACGCGGAGCAGGTGACGAAAAACAAACTCTGGCTCTACGCGGACCAGACTGGCGGAGCGAAGAGCGAATACAGATTTCTGATGAAACGGACGGCGGAGGGCTGGAAGATAGATTACGTTCAGATGCGTCTTGACGACTGGCGGCGCTGCGGGCTGTAA
- a CDS encoding BspA family leucine-rich repeat surface protein, whose amino-acid sequence MGKLYKPGCWRELWKLTEDESVCLGDIDTSLITRMDMLFRFSKRRNFDGLETWNTSNVTTMKGMFCCAKYFNHPIECWDVSKVRDMSHMFSEASAFNQPLDGWDVSNVRNMESMFAWARCFNRPLEGWNVSNAENMRCMFYYAKSFNRPLNSWNVSKVRDISCMFCGAQSFDQPLDEWDTSSVTDMGMTFSMCPEFDQNIDSWDTSKVEDMSGMFTNAVRFNQPLNSWRTGGVRDMSGMFRGASSFDQPLDNWDVSRVETAEKMFNDAASFSRPLDMWQIPRFCNVNDMFTDALRFTDVKTLALNFFLTNKKRYREYLKEVLGRFDAARVYAELSRYDCKHTAEYRRELEAAHPELRGSVRAAAATGKHRPRTKRELIELLDRDAKAPLGGIDTSLITDMEGLFRKSKRKNFDGIELWDTSNVVTMKNMFAGAKFFNHDISGWNVSRVENMSNMFHCAFHFNQPLDGWDVSNVADMEGMFCGCRNFNRPLGSWNVSKVRSMRFMFLWACSFNQDISSWDTSGVKDMCGMFDAAKSFNRPLEAWNVSGVTDMSRMFHQADAFNQPLASWDVSNVRDMSDMFHYALSFNQPLNSWNVSNVENMALMFDGAERFNQPLGRWDVSKVMDMDYMFCEAASFRQPLTAWRLRDQSPRHIFLRSPRYRDMESRVMCLAALDRNSREYDLQEMIKIFGARAVCEALLQYGAKYGAAECVEYVKSHYADELKAQRLRA is encoded by the coding sequence ATGGGCAAACTGTACAAACCCGGCTGCTGGCGGGAGCTGTGGAAGCTGACGGAGGATGAGAGCGTCTGCCTCGGAGACATCGACACCTCTCTGATAACGAGGATGGATATGCTGTTCCGTTTTTCAAAGCGCAGAAACTTCGACGGGCTTGAAACGTGGAACACCTCGAACGTGACCACGATGAAGGGAATGTTCTGCTGCGCGAAATATTTCAATCACCCTATAGAATGCTGGGACGTATCGAAGGTCAGGGACATGTCGCATATGTTCAGCGAGGCTTCCGCCTTCAACCAGCCGCTCGATGGCTGGGACGTGTCGAACGTCAGGAACATGGAATCCATGTTTGCATGGGCGCGCTGCTTCAACCGGCCGCTCGAAGGCTGGAACGTGTCGAACGCAGAGAATATGCGCTGCATGTTTTATTACGCGAAGAGCTTCAACCGGCCCCTCAACTCATGGAACGTCTCAAAGGTTCGGGACATTTCGTGTATGTTCTGCGGCGCGCAGTCGTTCGACCAGCCTCTCGACGAATGGGACACGTCGAGCGTCACGGACATGGGAATGACCTTCAGCATGTGCCCTGAGTTCGATCAGAATATCGATTCATGGGACACGTCGAAGGTCGAGGACATGTCCGGTATGTTCACGAATGCGGTTCGCTTCAATCAGCCGCTCAATTCGTGGCGGACCGGCGGCGTCAGGGACATGAGCGGTATGTTTAGGGGGGCGTCGAGCTTCGACCAGCCGCTCGACAACTGGGACGTGAGCCGCGTCGAAACGGCGGAAAAGATGTTCAACGACGCGGCGAGTTTCAGCCGGCCGCTCGATATGTGGCAAATTCCGAGATTCTGCAACGTCAACGATATGTTTACCGACGCGCTGCGCTTCACCGACGTCAAAACTTTGGCGCTTAACTTCTTCCTGACCAACAAAAAGAGATACCGCGAGTACTTGAAGGAAGTCCTCGGCAGATTCGACGCCGCGCGGGTGTACGCCGAGCTCTCGCGTTATGACTGCAAGCACACGGCGGAATACCGGCGCGAGCTCGAAGCGGCTCATCCGGAACTGCGCGGCTCCGTTCGCGCCGCCGCGGCGACGGGAAAGCACAGGCCCCGCACCAAACGCGAGCTGATAGAGCTGCTGGACAGGGACGCCAAAGCGCCGCTCGGCGGCATCGACACCTCTCTGATAACGGACATGGAGGGGCTGTTCCGCAAGTCGAAGCGTAAAAACTTCGACGGGATAGAGCTGTGGGATACTTCGAACGTGGTCACGATGAAGAATATGTTCGCCGGAGCGAAGTTCTTCAACCACGACATAAGCGGGTGGAACGTCTCGCGCGTCGAAAACATGAGCAATATGTTCCACTGCGCTTTTCACTTCAATCAGCCGCTCGACGGCTGGGACGTCTCGAACGTCGCGGATATGGAAGGAATGTTCTGCGGCTGCCGTAACTTCAACCGTCCTCTGGGAAGCTGGAACGTCTCAAAGGTGCGCAGTATGCGGTTCATGTTCCTGTGGGCATGCAGCTTCAATCAGGATATAAGCTCGTGGGACACATCAGGCGTGAAGGATATGTGCGGCATGTTCGACGCGGCAAAGAGCTTCAACCGGCCGCTCGAAGCGTGGAACGTCTCCGGCGTCACGGATATGAGCAGGATGTTCCATCAGGCGGACGCGTTCAATCAGCCGCTTGCGTCGTGGGACGTCTCAAATGTGAGGGACATGAGCGATATGTTCCACTACGCTTTGAGCTTCAACCAGCCGCTGAACTCGTGGAACGTCTCGAACGTCGAAAACATGGCGCTGATGTTCGACGGGGCGGAGCGCTTCAACCAGCCGCTCGGCCGCTGGGACGTTTCCAAGGTCATGGATATGGACTATATGTTCTGCGAAGCGGCGTCGTTCCGGCAGCCGCTGACGGCGTGGCGGCTGCGTGATCAGTCTCCGAGGCATATATTCCTCAGGTCGCCGCGCTACCGCGATATGGAGTCGCGCGTGATGTGCCTCGCCGCGCTCGACCGGAACAGCAGGGAATACGACCTTCAGGAGATGATAAAAATATTCGGGGCCAGGGCCGTCTGTGAAGCTCTGCTGCAATACGGCGCGAAATACGGCGCCGCGGAGTGCGTCGAATACGTAAAATCGCATTACGCGGACGAACTGAAAGCGCAGCGCCTGCGCGCCTGA